gtcacgaacagcaaaacggcccagaggaggatagtcagagaagctctcaacacacataggcttgccaggaaccatatcaacaatggcagcatcaccagatttcaagaacttgggaccatcttccagcttttttccagatcgacgatctattttctccttcagctcagcaaacttgcaagcaatgtgagccgtgtgacaatccagcacaggtgcatatccagcactgatttggcctggatggttcaggataatcacctgagccgtgaagccagctgcttccattggtgggtcatttttgctgtcaccagccacattgccacgacgaacatctttgacagatacgttcttgacattgaagcccacattgtccccaggaagagcctcactcaaagcttcatggtgcatttcaacagactttacttcagttgtaacattgactggagcaaaggtgaccaccatcccaggtttaagaacaccagtctcgactcggcccacagggacagtaccaataccaccaattttgtagacgtcctggagaggcagacgcaagggcttgtcagttggacgagttggtggcaggatgcaatccagagcttcaagcagtgtggttccactggcattcccatctttacgggttactttccatcccttgaaccaaggcatgttagcacttggctccagcatgttgtcaccgttccaaccagaaattggcacaaatgctactgtgtcggggttgtagccaattttcttaatgtaggtgctgacttccttaacgatttcctcgtatctcttctggctgtagggtggctcagtggaatccatcttgttaacaccaacaattagttgttttacacccagtgtgtaagccagaagggcatgctcacgggtctgcccattcttggagataccggcttcaaattcaccaacaccagcagcaacaatcaggacagcacagtcagcctgagatgtgcctgtaatcatgtttttgataaagtctctgtgtcctggggcatcaatgatggtcatgtaatacttgctggtctcgaatttccacagggagatatcaatggtgataccacgttcacgttcagctttcagtttatccaagacccaggcatacttgaaggagccctttcccatctcagcagcctccttctcaaatttttcaatagttcttttgtcgatcccgccacatttgtagatcagatgaccagtagtggtagacttgcccgaatctacgtgtccaatgacgacgatgttgatgtgagtcttttcctttcccattttggtttaggttgagcggtggttttcacgacacctgtgttctggcggcaaacccgttgcgaaaaggaatgcacccatttcttccaggttatctaatttgctggcatagagttgctcataatatgttcttataattgtttgtatttctttggtgttggttgtgatctctcctctttcattcatgattttgttgatttgggtcatttctcttttctttttgataagtctggccagggatttatcaatcttgttaattctttcaaagaaccagctcctagtttcgttgatctgttctactgttcttttggtttctatttcattgatttctgctctgatgtttattatttcccttcttctgctgggtttaggctttatttgctgttttttccccagctcctttaggtgtaggggtaggttgtgcatttgagacctttcttgtttcttgagaaaggcttgtattgctatatactttcctctcaggactgcctttgctgcatcccaaagattttgaacagttgtgttttcattttcattggtttccatgaactttttaaattcttctttgacttcctggtgacccattcattctttagtaggatgctctttagcctccatgtgtgtgagttctttctgactttcctcttgtgactgagttctagtttcaaagcattgtggtctgaaaatatgcagggaataatcccaatcttttggtaccggttgagacctgatttgtgacgtaggatgtgatcaattttggagactgttccatgggcactagagaagaatgtgtattccgttgctttgggatggaatgttctgaatatgtctgtgaagtccatttggtccagtgtgtcatttaaagtctttatttccttgttgatcttttgcttagatgatctgtccatttcagtcaggggggtgttaaagtcccccagtattattgttttgttgtcaatgtgtttctttgcttttgttattaattgccttatataattggctgctcccatgttaggggcatagatgtttacaattgttagatcttctcgttggatagaccctttaagtaggatatagtgtccttcctcatctcttattacagtctttgttttaaaatgtaatttgtctgatataaggattgccaccccaactttcttttggtgtccattag
Above is a window of Zalophus californianus isolate mZalCal1 chromosome 7, mZalCal1.pri.v2, whole genome shotgun sequence DNA encoding:
- the LOC118357195 gene encoding elongation factor 1-alpha 1-like is translated as MGKEKTHINIVVIGHVDSGKSTTTGHLIYKCGGIDKRTIEKFEKEAAEMGKGSFKYAWVLDKLKAERERGITIDISLWKFETSKYYMTIIDAPGHRDFIKNMITGTSQADCAVLIVAAGVGEFEAGISKNGQTREHALLAYTLGVKQLIVGVNKMDSTEPPYSQKRYEEIVKEVSTYIKKIGYNPDTVAFVPISGWNGDNMLEPSANMPWFKGWKVTRKDGNASGTTLLEALDCILPPTRPTDKPLRLPLQDVYKIGGIGTVPVGRVETGVLKPGMVVTFAPVNVTTEVKSVEMHHEALSEALPGDNVGFNVKNVSVKDVRRGNVAGDSKNDPPMEAAGFTAQVIILNHPGQISAGYAPVLDCHTAHIACKFAELKEKIDRRSGKKLEDGPKFLKSGDAAIVDMVPGKPMCVESFSDYPPLGRFAVRDMRQTVAVGVIKAVDKKAAGAGKVTKSAQKAQKAK